CAAGTGCAGTCATCACAGACATGATGGGCGGAATATTCAACTGGAACGTCACCTCTGGGAGCGCACGAAGTCCCTCAACGGAAGTTGGAACAGAAAGGTGAGGAATAATAATGTAACCAGCAATGCAAGCCATTGTAGCTGCGCCAACAGCTGAAAGGTAGGCAATTGAAATGCCAGCGCTAAGCATTTTGTTGGCGTTATTTTTCAGCTTGGTAATTGCCGGAGCAATAAATGCAATGATGACAAGAGGCACAGTGTAGAAAATAAACTGACCAAGGACGTGTTTAATGGAGCACACAACTTCCATGACTGAGGCATTGGCCAAAAGACCAATCACCACGCCAGCAGCCATGCCCATAAGAAGCTGTCCTATAAAGCCCCATTCACTTTTCTTTTTACTCATTGAAATCCCCTCTTCACGTAAAAAATTGACTCGAGTCCCGAAGCGACATTTCGGGACAGGCCACTCATCAGCGTGGCCCTTGCCCTCGCCAGCTTATGTTTCGGAGGTGGCAACAACTTCGATTTCGACAAGTGCATCCTTTGGCAGCCGGGCAACCTCAAAGCAGCTGCGAGCTGGGAAAGGCTCCTCAAAGAACGAAGAATAGACTTCGTTCATCGGGGCAAAGTTTGCCAAATCACTCAAAAAAACAGTTGTCTTGACCACCTGCTTCATGGATACACCAGCAGATTCCAAAATGGTTTTCACATTCAAAAGCGACTGTTTTGTCTGCTCCTGAATGCTCTGCGGCATTTCACCTGTACTAGGGCTAAGGGGTAACTGTCCGGAGGTAAAGATAAAATTGCCTACCTTCATCGCCTGGGAATACGGACCAATAGCAGCCGGGGCTGCAGATGTGTTGATGACATCGGACATTTTAAGAAATTCTCCTCTCAATATATGTTTACCTTTTTTTTAAATAAATCAGCTGCCTTAAATTTTCAATAAATTTTTATTAACGAGAGAAAAATTTATCATCAAAGAGCATAATTCATCGCATTTGCAGGGGCTTCTCCATATTTACTTTATAAAAAAACGTAGCGCAAAACAGGCTTTCTTCTTCCCTGAAAGCACGCATTAATGCTATAGGATTTAGTATACATATCTTTTTTCCTGGGAAGGAGCCTGTATGAAAGCGCATCTGAAATGTATCATTGGCGTGCTCTGTGTTTTTCTGAGCGCTTGCGGAGGGGGAGACAACGAGAACAAGGCGGCCATGCAGGCCGTTCCTGTAACAGCTGTTACAGTGGAAACACGAGATGTCCCCATCTACATGCAATGGTCAGGACAGATTGTTGCAAAGAATGCCGTTGATGTTCAAGCACGGGTAGAAGGGTACCTGCAAGACAGGCTCTTTAAGGAAGGCTCACAGGTCACTGAAGGTGACATGCTCTTTCACATAGACCCGCAACCCTTTGAGGAAGAACTGGCGCAAACAAAGGCAAATCTTGAAAGCAGCAAGGCAGAGCTGGCGCGGGCAACAGCAGATCTGCGGCGCTACCAAGAGCTCATTCGCCAGGACGTTATCAGCCGCTCCCAGTTTGACTCTGTGCGCACTGAGCAAGCGACTTTGCGAGCTGAGGTAAAACGAAATACGGCGGCGGTGGAAACTGCCAAAATCAATCTGGGCTACACGCGAATCGCTGCGCCCATCACCGGGAAAATTGGTGAATCCATGTATGATGTTGGAGCCCTTGTTGGCCCTCCATCCAATACGGTTTTGGCAAAAATTACGGCACTTGATTCGGTCTATGTCAAATTTGCCCTGAGCGAAAAAGAGTACCTGCTCTACACCCAGATTTGCGAAGACCAACACAGAAATCATGAAGGGCAAATCTTTAATCTTATCCTCGGAAACAGCCGCGAATACCCGCTGGCAGGCCGTGTAGACATGGCCGATCCGGAAATCAATCCCAAGACAGGCACCCTCGGGGTACGCCTCGAATTTGATAATCCAAACAACATTCTTTTGCCCGGGCAGTTTGCCACGGTGCGTGCGTTAATCCATACAAGCAAAAATGCTGTTGTCGTCCCAGCGCGAGCGCTTCTTGACATTCAGGGCAGCAAAAGCGTTTACCTCGTAAAAGACGGTAAAGCCATTGCCCACAGCGTTGAAGAAGGGCTGACAGTTGGCAAAATCGTCATCATTGAAAAAGGTCTTTCCAAGGGGGATAAAGTCATTCTTGGAGGACTCCAGCTCGTCCGCCCCAATGCGCCTGTTCAGGCCAAAGACGCATCTTACCCAGACAAAGAAGAGCCTAAAAAGCAAAAAGAAAGCGCTCCAGCGTTCCCACATCAGAGTGAGGAGGGCTAGCCGTGCTGGTTCATTTCTTTATTGATCGGCCCATTTTTTCGTCTGTTATTTCCATCATTATCACCTTGGTCGGTGCGCTGTGTCTCGTCTCTCTCCCCATTGCGCAGTACCCGGAAATTACGCCGCCATCTGTCATGGTCACAGCGACATACAACGGAGCCAACGCCTCTGTTATGGAAGAAACCGTTGCAGCACCCATTGAGGAGCAGGTCAACGGCGCGGAAGACATGCTGTACATGAATTCCATTTCTTCCAACAACGGCGCATACTCCCTGACTGTCACTTTTGATATTGGCACTGACCTTGATATCGCAACAGTTGACGTACAGAACCGCGTTGGTCTTGCCCAGCCCCAGCTCCCTGCCGATGTTATCAGCAACGGTATTTCCGTAAAAAAGCAGTCGTCGACCATTCTTATGGTTATGAACCTGACCAGCCCAGACGATTCGCGGGATTCCCTTTTCCTGGACAACTACGCCAAAATCAATATTGCCGACGTACTGGCACGCGTGCCGGGCGTTGGTAATGTTACGGTTTTTGGTGACAAAGACTACTCCATGCGTGTTTGGCTCAACCCTCAAAAGATGTCCAAACTTGGGTTAACTGTTGGGGACATTGCCCAAAGCATTCAGGAGCAGAACATTCAGGCGCCAGCTGGCCAGATTGGACAGCCGCCGACAAAAAACAAGCTTGAATTCCAGTATTCTGTCCAGGTGAAAGGCCGTCTTGAGGATCCGCGGGAATTCGAAAACATCATCTTGCGCACAAATTCAGATGGGACGTATCTGCGACTCAAAGACGTTGCCCGAGTGGAAGTCGGAGCCAAAAGCTACAGTAATTTTACCCGCAAAACGAACAAGGACTGTACATCAATCCTTATTTATCAGCTTCCTGACGCCAATGCGCTGGATGTGTCTGAGCGCGTCAGGGCGACAATGAAGGAGCTGGCGACCTACTTCCCAGAAGGTGTAGAGTATTCAATCCCTCATGACTCGACAGATTTTGTTATGACATCCATTGATGAGGTCATGCTCACACTGTACGAGGCCATGTTTCTTGTTTTCCTGATTATCTTTATTTTTCTTCAAAGCTGGCGAGCGACTATCATTCCAATGGTAACCGTACCTGTTTCTCTTATCGGTACTTTTATCATGTTCCAGGTCTTAGGATTTTCCATCAATACCCTCACCCTCTTTGCTCTTGTTTTGGCCATTGGTCTAGTCGTTGACGATGCGATTGTTGTTGTTGAAGCGGTGCAGCGACACATTGATGAAGACAACATGGAACCAAAAGCAGCGGCAAAGCTTGCAATGAGTGAGGTCACGTCACCTATTATCGCGACATCACTTGTTTTGATTGCCGTTTTTGTCCCTGTTGCCTTTATGGGTGGCATCACAGGTCGACTCTACCAGCAATTTGCACTGACCCTGTCCGTGTCAGTAGGCTTTTCAACCATCAACGCACTCACTCTCTCCCCTGCCCTGTCTGCGCTTCTTTTGCATAAGACGGAAGAAGGACATGGGCCGCTGGGGAAATTCTACATGGCGTTTAACCGCGTTTTTGACAAAGTCACAAAGCATTATGTCGCCGCAGTCCGCAAAACAGTGAGTAAACTTCCCATTGTTATTGCATTTATGACTATTGTCTGCATTCTGTGCTTTATGCTCATCAAAGTTTTGCCAACGGGTTTTGTTCCGGAAGAAGACCAAGGATATTTTGTTATTTCTGTAATGATGCCTGAGGGCACATCTTTGGAACGAAATGACCAGTTTATGCAAAAGGTTGAAAAATATCTAACAAAGGCAGATGGGATACGTGAATTTGTCACGCTGGGTGGCATGAACATCCTGACAGGTGGCACAAGCTCCTATACTTCAGCCATGTTTGTCATGCTAACGGACTGGAGCGAACGAGGCAGCGATGAACTGGCTTTGTCGAGCATCATGGCTAAAGCGCAACAGTACTTTATGACGCTTGGCGACGGGCTGGCGATCTGCTTTAACCCACCACCGATCAACGGATTGGGTGTTACTGGCGGCTTTCAGTATGAATTCCAGGACAGAGCAGGCCGAGGCATCACTGAAATGGAAGAGGCAGCCAAGCTCTTTATGCAAAAGGCTGGACAGAACCCGGACCTTGGACGCTTGTCCACGACCTTTTCTAACACGGTTCCCCAGATCAAGCTGGATCTGAACCGAGACAAGGCAAAAAACCTGCAAGTTCCTATCGATTCAGTTTTTCAGGCTCTGCAAGCGTTCCTTGGCGGCTATTACGTCAATGACTACAATAAATATGGCCGAACATATCGAGTCATGTTGCAGGCAGAGTCTCAATATCGGGAACAACCGCAAGACATAAACGAATTTTATGTACGCACAGCCAGTGCAGACATGTTGCCGCTTGGCACGCTGGTCGAGATTCACAAAATCACGGGACCGGAGTATATCCAGCGCTATAACATGTACCGAACCATTGAAATCAATGGTGGTCCTGCTCCGGGGAAAAGCTCAGGTCAGGCCCTTGCGGCAATGGCAAAAGAGTCCACATCTCTGGCACAGGGCTACGGCTACGACTGGACAGGCATGGCCTATCAGGAAATCCTTTCAGGCAGTCAGGCTGGCTTTATTTTCGCGCTGGCATTTATCGCCTGTACACTTTTCCTTGCGGCACAGTATGAGTCATGGACCATACCTTTTGCCGTTATTCTGGCCATCCCGCTTGGCGTCATGGGCGCCATGCTCTTCCAGTTCGCACGAGGACTGGAAAACAATGTCTATGCCCAGATCGGTCTGGTCATGCTCATTGGTCTAGTTGCCAAGAATGCAATCCTGATCGTCGAGTTTGCTAAAATGCGCTACGAGAGTGGCGATGTGAATGCCACAGAAGCAGCTGTAGAGGCAGCGCACCTCCGCTTCCGGCCAATTCTGATGACAGCATTCTCATTCATCCTTGGCGTTCTCCCGCTGGTCATTGCTTCCGGCGCAGGCGCGGCAAGCCGCCACTCACTTGGCACCTCGGTCTTCGGCGGAATGCTCATCGCAACGGTTTGCGGATGTTTTGTGACTCCAGCGCTCTATGTCATTTTTAACCGGCTTGGCGAATGGGGCAGCAAAAAAATAAAGAGGGGAAAAGTAAAAAAGGCATAGGCAAATCTCCCTTCAATTGAACACTCCACCGCTCCTCTGGAAACAGGGGAGCGGTTTTTTTCTGAGCTCTACTCTGCCATCGACTTGCGGACATGCGCGCGAGCAGATAGGCTTTTGGTACCAAAACGGTACATAATTAGTGCTGTTTTGGTACTAAAAGAGTCCACAACTGGTACCATTTTGGTACACAAACCCTGCTGAGGTTCTATGATTCTTCTTGTTGGGAGCCAAAAAGGTGGCTGTGGGAAATCAACGATGGCCGTAAACATCTGTGCCGCGCTGGTGTGCTCTGGCCATGACGTTGTCCTAGTCGATGCAGACCGTCAGGGAACAGCGGCCACATGGGCACAGGACCGCTCGGAAAACACAGACTTGCCTCCGGTGCACTGCGTTCAGCGCTATGAAAACATCCGCGAAACGCTTCTCGACCTTGGCAAGCGCTACGAGCATGTCGTTGTTGATGCTGCTGGTCGTGACAGCCGGGAGCTGCGTACAGGCATGACTGCGGCCGATGTGCTGCTGGTGCCCTTCCGCCCGTCCCAGCCCGATCTCGACACCCTTCCCGCGCTGCAGGACATCATTGTCCAGGCAACGGACCTGAACCCCAAACTGACGGCCAAAGGTCTGCTCACAATGGCCCCCACAAACCCGGTGGTGCAAGAAACCCAGCAAGCTCAAGATTACCTCCACGACTTCCCGGAAATAGACCTGCTCCAAAGCATCGTAGGTGACCGCAAAGCCTTTCGCGATGCCATGAGTGAAGGGAAAGGTGTGGTGGAAATGCACAATAGCAAGGCCAAGGCAGAAGTCGAAGCCGTTCTCCTGGAGGTCTATGGTGATTAAGCGAAGAACAACGCATAAGACACCCACAGCAGAAGAAATAGAACGCTTCGCAGCTGGAGCAGACACACTCCCCAACACAGCGACCAAAGCCACAACTCCACGCACGGCGAAGGCGAGACAGCCTGTGGCAGATAAAAAACCAAAGCTCACCCCGACAGACAAGGAGCAAACCGCGCAACAGAGAGGTGCGCATCTCCCCACCCTCCAGCCTCATGCCAAACGCGACTTCAAGGCTATCCGCGTCCCGTTCAACGAATTCGAATTCACACAGCTGGAGCAGATCGCCACAAAAACCGGCCGCTCAAAACTCAATTGCATCCGATGGGCACTCTCAAAGCTCGCAGAACAGCTCAAGGAAGACGACGCATAAATGGTACCAATATGGTACTATTTTGGTACCCCAATAACACTAAATAAAGTACTATATTAGTACCGTTTTGGTACCAAAACGGTACATATTTCCGATTCGACGAAAAGCCTAAGGACTTCGACCTCGAATCCTTCTAAAGGATATACTTGCTCCCGCACTTTTCCCATTGCCCACAAAAAAAGACCGCACAACGGCGGCCTTTTTCGTCAGTCAGTATATTCACGAGTCATGCATCACAACGAAAGACAACTCGCGATCTTCTCGCGCATCTGGGTCAGAAAACGCTCCCGTGAAAAGCCCTCGGCGTGTGCACGGCAACGCTCTGAAGAAAAGTCCTGAATCCGACTCTCAAATGAAAGAACAACCTCTTTCAGCGCCCCCACGCTTTGCTCGTGGAAGAACAGCCCTGTTTCACCATCCTTCACGGTCTCAAGTGCCCCACCCTTGCCATAAGCAAGAACAGGTGCACCTGCCGCCATTGCCTCCACGGGAACAATTCCAAAATCTTCAAGCCCAGGGAACACAAGTGCCTTACAGCGCTCAAGGTGATCCACAACCGCCTCCTGTGGCTGCCGCCCAAGAAAGCGAACAGAAGGACCAGCCATCGCGCGCAAGGCTTTCTCTTCTTTTCCACCACCAATCACCACCAGCGGCCGACCGAGTTCACTCAGAGCCTGCACGGCCAGATCCGGGCGCTTATACTCTGTTAGCTCACCAAGCATGAGATAAAAATCATCCCGGGGACGCGTTGCCGAAAACTGCTCCACATCGACAGGAGGATGAACAACATCAGCCTCCCGGCGGTAGTGCTTCTGAATGCGCTTTGCCACAAAAGCAGAATTCGCAACAAAGTGATCCACCCGGTCCGCACTCAGACGATCCCAAAGCCGCATGTAGTGCAGCATCGGTGCAGCCAGCAGCCGCTTCCATTTCGAAATGCTCGCCATGTATTCAGGATACATGTCCCAGACATAACGCATGGGAGAATGGCAATAGCACACATGCGTCGTTTCAGGACCAGTAATAACGCCCTTGGCCGGGCCTGATTCACTGGAAATCACCAAATCATAGCCCCGCAAATCAAACTGCTCCAGTGCAAGCGGCATAAAAGGCAAATAATACTGGTAGTACTTTCTCGCCCCTGGAAACTTTTGGATAAAAGATGTCTGAATTCTATGCCGCAGCAAGTCAGGCTGCATTTCCTCTGGAGCAAAGACATGCGTAAAGATGTCCGCCTCCGGAAAAAGCTCAGCCAAGGCTT
The Desulfobaculum bizertense DSM 18034 DNA segment above includes these coding regions:
- a CDS encoding RidA family protein, with amino-acid sequence MSDVINTSAAPAAIGPYSQAMKVGNFIFTSGQLPLSPSTGEMPQSIQEQTKQSLLNVKTILESAGVSMKQVVKTTVFLSDLANFAPMNEVYSSFFEEPFPARSCFEVARLPKDALVEIEVVATSET
- a CDS encoding efflux RND transporter periplasmic adaptor subunit; its protein translation is MKAHLKCIIGVLCVFLSACGGGDNENKAAMQAVPVTAVTVETRDVPIYMQWSGQIVAKNAVDVQARVEGYLQDRLFKEGSQVTEGDMLFHIDPQPFEEELAQTKANLESSKAELARATADLRRYQELIRQDVISRSQFDSVRTEQATLRAEVKRNTAAVETAKINLGYTRIAAPITGKIGESMYDVGALVGPPSNTVLAKITALDSVYVKFALSEKEYLLYTQICEDQHRNHEGQIFNLILGNSREYPLAGRVDMADPEINPKTGTLGVRLEFDNPNNILLPGQFATVRALIHTSKNAVVVPARALLDIQGSKSVYLVKDGKAIAHSVEEGLTVGKIVIIEKGLSKGDKVILGGLQLVRPNAPVQAKDASYPDKEEPKKQKESAPAFPHQSEEG
- a CDS encoding efflux RND transporter permease subunit; protein product: MLVHFFIDRPIFSSVISIIITLVGALCLVSLPIAQYPEITPPSVMVTATYNGANASVMEETVAAPIEEQVNGAEDMLYMNSISSNNGAYSLTVTFDIGTDLDIATVDVQNRVGLAQPQLPADVISNGISVKKQSSTILMVMNLTSPDDSRDSLFLDNYAKINIADVLARVPGVGNVTVFGDKDYSMRVWLNPQKMSKLGLTVGDIAQSIQEQNIQAPAGQIGQPPTKNKLEFQYSVQVKGRLEDPREFENIILRTNSDGTYLRLKDVARVEVGAKSYSNFTRKTNKDCTSILIYQLPDANALDVSERVRATMKELATYFPEGVEYSIPHDSTDFVMTSIDEVMLTLYEAMFLVFLIIFIFLQSWRATIIPMVTVPVSLIGTFIMFQVLGFSINTLTLFALVLAIGLVVDDAIVVVEAVQRHIDEDNMEPKAAAKLAMSEVTSPIIATSLVLIAVFVPVAFMGGITGRLYQQFALTLSVSVGFSTINALTLSPALSALLLHKTEEGHGPLGKFYMAFNRVFDKVTKHYVAAVRKTVSKLPIVIAFMTIVCILCFMLIKVLPTGFVPEEDQGYFVISVMMPEGTSLERNDQFMQKVEKYLTKADGIREFVTLGGMNILTGGTSSYTSAMFVMLTDWSERGSDELALSSIMAKAQQYFMTLGDGLAICFNPPPINGLGVTGGFQYEFQDRAGRGITEMEEAAKLFMQKAGQNPDLGRLSTTFSNTVPQIKLDLNRDKAKNLQVPIDSVFQALQAFLGGYYVNDYNKYGRTYRVMLQAESQYREQPQDINEFYVRTASADMLPLGTLVEIHKITGPEYIQRYNMYRTIEINGGPAPGKSSGQALAAMAKESTSLAQGYGYDWTGMAYQEILSGSQAGFIFALAFIACTLFLAAQYESWTIPFAVILAIPLGVMGAMLFQFARGLENNVYAQIGLVMLIGLVAKNAILIVEFAKMRYESGDVNATEAAVEAAHLRFRPILMTAFSFILGVLPLVIASGAGAASRHSLGTSVFGGMLIATVCGCFVTPALYVIFNRLGEWGSKKIKRGKVKKA
- a CDS encoding division plane positioning ATPase MipZ, with the protein product MILLVGSQKGGCGKSTMAVNICAALVCSGHDVVLVDADRQGTAATWAQDRSENTDLPPVHCVQRYENIRETLLDLGKRYEHVVVDAAGRDSRELRTGMTAADVLLVPFRPSQPDLDTLPALQDIIVQATDLNPKLTAKGLLTMAPTNPVVQETQQAQDYLHDFPEIDLLQSIVGDRKAFRDAMSEGKGVVEMHNSKAKAEVEAVLLEVYGD
- a CDS encoding glycosyltransferase family 4 protein; the protein is MKVALVHYWLVHRRGGERVLEALAELFPEADIFTHVFAPEEMQPDLLRHRIQTSFIQKFPGARKYYQYYLPFMPLALEQFDLRGYDLVISSESGPAKGVITGPETTHVCYCHSPMRYVWDMYPEYMASISKWKRLLAAPMLHYMRLWDRLSADRVDHFVANSAFVAKRIQKHYRREADVVHPPVDVEQFSATRPRDDFYLMLGELTEYKRPDLAVQALSELGRPLVVIGGGKEEKALRAMAGPSVRFLGRQPQEAVVDHLERCKALVFPGLEDFGIVPVEAMAAGAPVLAYGKGGALETVKDGETGLFFHEQSVGALKEVVLSFESRIQDFSSERCRAHAEGFSRERFLTQMREKIASCLSL